From Pungitius pungitius chromosome 9, fPunPun2.1, whole genome shotgun sequence, one genomic window encodes:
- the tab1 gene encoding TGF-beta-activated kinase 1 and MAP3K7-binding protein 1 isoform X2 yields MAAQRRNLIQSHQSWTDDLPLCQLCGVGTATNCEYGPDGKGTQSHPNEDGHLRFRGEDGCFLYGVFNGYDGSRVASFAAQCLTAELLLGQLNSSHTDSDVRRILTQAFDVVEKSYFETIDDALAEKAHLSNYLLPHNENVTFHQNQKVQERLKELEQEVSGGAMAVVALILNNKLYIASVGTNRALLCKSSSDGQNQVLQIGRPHSTDNEEELQRLAALGVDSARVRQAGQIAGQTSTRRLGDYRVKFSYGEIDLLSAAKSRPVVAEPEIHGSQSLDNVTGFLLLLSEGLINALESAHGPEQANQEIVAMVAAELALQSSLEAVAQSVVERVKRLHHDVYVSGRQRAPFCSRHEDMTLLIRTLDPPQGDGAPAQGGRIYPVSVPYSNSQSTSKTSVTLSLVMPSQNTLTNGTNTASTLEEGTPTPRQSPTATLQSTNTQTQSSSSSSGDGRLFRQRGSQAAKPDETGRVPPYVDFTQFYRLWGGDHSEAQSAHGGLGPQ; encoded by the exons ATGGCGGCCCAGCGTAGGAATCTGATTCAAAGC CATCAGAGCTGGACGGATGACCTGCCGCTGTGTCAGTTGTGTGGCGTCGGCACGGCAACCAACTGTGAGTACGGCCCCGACGGCAAAGGCACTCAAAGCCACCCCAATGAGGACGGACACCTGCGGTTCAG AGGCGAGGACGGCTGCTTCCTCTACGGGGTTTTTAACGGCTACGATGGCAGCCGGGTGGCCAGCTTCGCCGCCCAGTGTCTGACGGCCGAGCTGCTGCTTGGACAGCTCAACTCCAGCCACACGGACAGCGACGTGCGCAGGATCCTCACGCAG gcCTTTGACGTGGTGGAGAAGAGCTACTTTGAGACGATAGATGACGCTCTGGCTGAGAAAGCTCATCTGTCCAACTACCTCCTACCCCACAACGag AATGTGACATTCCACCAGAACCAGAAGGTGCAGGAGCGTctgaaggagctggagcaggaggtgtCTGGAGGAGCGATGGCTGTGGTGGCTCTGATCCTTAACAACAAGCTCTACATCGCCAGTGTTG GGACCAACCGGGCTCTGCTGTGCAAGTCCAGCAGCGACGGCCAGAACCAGGTTCTCCAGATCGGCCGGCCGCACAGCACCGacaacgaggaggagctgcagaggctgGCAGCtctag GTGTGGATTCGGCCCGGGTTCGGCAGGCGGGTCAGATTGCCGGTCAGACCAGCACCAGGAGGCTCGGAGACTACCGGGTCAAGTTCAGCTACGGGGAAATCGACCTGCTGAG CGCGGCCAAGTCGAGGCCAGTCGTTGCCGAGCCGGAGATTCACGGCAGCCAATCTCTGGACAACGTGACgggcttcctgctgctgctgtcggagGGCCTCATCAACGCCCTTGAGTCCGCCCACGGACCCGAACAGGCCAATCAG gAAATCGTCGCCATGGTAGCGGCAGAGCTGGCCCTGCAGAGCAGCCTGGAGGCGGTGGCCCAGTCGGTGGTGGAGCGGGTGAAGCGGCTGCACCACGACGTCTACGTGTCCGGCCGCCAGAGGGCGCCCTTCTGCTCGCGCCACGAGGACATGACGCTGCTCATCCGCACGCTCGACCCCCCGCAGGGCGACGGGGCGCCGGCGCAGG gaGGACGGATCTACCCCGTGTCCGTCCCCTACTCCAACAGCCAGAGCACCAGTAAAACCAGTGTCACCCTCTCACTGGTCATGCCCTCCCAGAATACTCTGACCAATGGAACCAACACCGCCTCCACCCTGGAGGAGGGAACCCCCACACCACG ccaGAGCCCCACGGCCACCCTCCAGTCCACCAACACGCAGACGCAGAGCTCCAGCTCGTCCTCGGGGGACGGACGTCTGTTCCGCCAGCGAGGAAGCCAGGCGGCTAAACCCGACGAGACGGGCCGCGTGCCGCCCTACGTGGACTTCACTCAGTTCTACCGCCTGTGGGGGGGCGACCACAGCGAGGCCCAGAGCGCCCACGGGGGACTGGGAccgcagtga
- the tab1 gene encoding TGF-beta-activated kinase 1 and MAP3K7-binding protein 1 isoform X1, which yields MAAQRRNLIQSHQSWTDDLPLCQLCGVGTATNCEYGPDGKGTQSHPNEDGHLRFRGEDGCFLYGVFNGYDGSRVASFAAQCLTAELLLGQLNSSHTDSDVRRILTQAFDVVEKSYFETIDDALAEKAHLSNYLLPHNENVTFHQNQKVQERLKELEQEVSGGAMAVVALILNNKLYIASVGTNRALLCKSSSDGQNQVLQIGRPHSTDNEEELQRLAALGVDSARVRQAGQIAGQTSTRRLGDYRVKFSYGEIDLLSAAKSRPVVAEPEIHGSQSLDNVTGFLLLLSEGLINALESAHGPEQANQEIVAMVAAELALQSSLEAVAQSVVERVKRLHHDVYVSGRQRAPFCSRHEDMTLLIRTLDPPQGDGAPAQGGRIYPVSVPYSNSQSTSKTSVTLSLVMPSQNTLTNGTNTASTLEEGTPTPRSQSPTATLQSTNTQTQSSSSSSGDGRLFRQRGSQAAKPDETGRVPPYVDFTQFYRLWGGDHSEAQSAHGGLGPQ from the exons ATGGCGGCCCAGCGTAGGAATCTGATTCAAAGC CATCAGAGCTGGACGGATGACCTGCCGCTGTGTCAGTTGTGTGGCGTCGGCACGGCAACCAACTGTGAGTACGGCCCCGACGGCAAAGGCACTCAAAGCCACCCCAATGAGGACGGACACCTGCGGTTCAG AGGCGAGGACGGCTGCTTCCTCTACGGGGTTTTTAACGGCTACGATGGCAGCCGGGTGGCCAGCTTCGCCGCCCAGTGTCTGACGGCCGAGCTGCTGCTTGGACAGCTCAACTCCAGCCACACGGACAGCGACGTGCGCAGGATCCTCACGCAG gcCTTTGACGTGGTGGAGAAGAGCTACTTTGAGACGATAGATGACGCTCTGGCTGAGAAAGCTCATCTGTCCAACTACCTCCTACCCCACAACGag AATGTGACATTCCACCAGAACCAGAAGGTGCAGGAGCGTctgaaggagctggagcaggaggtgtCTGGAGGAGCGATGGCTGTGGTGGCTCTGATCCTTAACAACAAGCTCTACATCGCCAGTGTTG GGACCAACCGGGCTCTGCTGTGCAAGTCCAGCAGCGACGGCCAGAACCAGGTTCTCCAGATCGGCCGGCCGCACAGCACCGacaacgaggaggagctgcagaggctgGCAGCtctag GTGTGGATTCGGCCCGGGTTCGGCAGGCGGGTCAGATTGCCGGTCAGACCAGCACCAGGAGGCTCGGAGACTACCGGGTCAAGTTCAGCTACGGGGAAATCGACCTGCTGAG CGCGGCCAAGTCGAGGCCAGTCGTTGCCGAGCCGGAGATTCACGGCAGCCAATCTCTGGACAACGTGACgggcttcctgctgctgctgtcggagGGCCTCATCAACGCCCTTGAGTCCGCCCACGGACCCGAACAGGCCAATCAG gAAATCGTCGCCATGGTAGCGGCAGAGCTGGCCCTGCAGAGCAGCCTGGAGGCGGTGGCCCAGTCGGTGGTGGAGCGGGTGAAGCGGCTGCACCACGACGTCTACGTGTCCGGCCGCCAGAGGGCGCCCTTCTGCTCGCGCCACGAGGACATGACGCTGCTCATCCGCACGCTCGACCCCCCGCAGGGCGACGGGGCGCCGGCGCAGG gaGGACGGATCTACCCCGTGTCCGTCCCCTACTCCAACAGCCAGAGCACCAGTAAAACCAGTGTCACCCTCTCACTGGTCATGCCCTCCCAGAATACTCTGACCAATGGAACCAACACCGCCTCCACCCTGGAGGAGGGAACCCCCACACCACG cagccaGAGCCCCACGGCCACCCTCCAGTCCACCAACACGCAGACGCAGAGCTCCAGCTCGTCCTCGGGGGACGGACGTCTGTTCCGCCAGCGAGGAAGCCAGGCGGCTAAACCCGACGAGACGGGCCGCGTGCCGCCCTACGTGGACTTCACTCAGTTCTACCGCCTGTGGGGGGGCGACCACAGCGAGGCCCAGAGCGCCCACGGGGGACTGGGAccgcagtga
- the c1qtnf6b gene encoding complement C1q tumor necrosis factor-related protein 6, which yields MLALCLRLLWLLPLAFCVPSPSRPPSRHCRRCCDHTEPPAATGQHQIPEVRTVINMTILKGDKGDRGDKGTPGKPGLEGPPGLRGPAGTKGTKGQAGSPGDACKTPRSSFSVGRRKALHSVDYYTALVFDTEFVNADEHFNMFKGKFYCYVPGVYFFNVNIHTWNFKETYLHLMHNDREQVILYAQPSERSIMQSQSVMMQLALGDEVWVRLYKRERENAVYSDDVDVYITFNGYLVAPAGP from the exons ATGTTGGCGTTGTGTCTGAGGCTGctgtggctcctccccctggcCTTCTgcgtcccctccccctccagacCCCCCTCCAGACACTGCAGGCGGTGCTGCGACCACACGGAGCCGCCCGCCGCCACGGGTCAACACCAGATACCGGAGGTCCGCACCGTCATCAACATGACCATCCTCAAAG GGGACAAAGGAGACCGAGGGGACAAGGGAACGCCCGGCAAACCCGGCTTAGAGGGCCCCCCCGGCCTCAGAGGACCCGCAGGTACCAAAGGCACCAAAGGCCAGGCCGGTTCCCCCGGAGACGCCTGCAAGACCCCCCGCTCCTCCTTCTCGGTGGGCCGGCGCAAGGCTCTGCACAGCGTGGACTACTACACGGCGCTGGTGTTCGACACGGAGTTCGTCAACGCCGACGAGCACTTCAACATGTTCAAGGGCAAGTTCTACTGCTACGTGCCGGGGGTCTACTTCTTCAACGTCAACATCCACACCTGGAACTTCAAGGAGACCTACCTGCACCTGATGCACAACGACAGGGAGCAGGTGATCCTCTACGCGCAGCCCAGCGAGAGGTCCATCATGCAGAGCCAGAGCGTGATGATGCAGCTGGCGCTGGGCGACGAGGTGTGGGTCCGCCTCTACAAGCGGGAGCGGGAGAACGCCGTGTACAGCGACGACGTGGACGTCTACATCACCTTCAACGGGTACCTGGTGGCCCCCGCCGGCCCCTGA
- the mgat3b gene encoding beta-1,4-mannosyl-glycoprotein 4-beta-N-acetylglucosaminyltransferase isoform X1 yields the protein MAFFCRMKMRRHRVFLLCTVGLCVISFLHYYKALHYVSLLRELSAPYPNIKSFIMVSGFFWRERGVGATPLSPASPEEAPPLPVLLRPLDTKGRVAGSEGGGGETGLRNGGGIIGDGDGMEVRLREEPAPPHPWEKPEESQQGGAPVEERPEDRLKPRNLAQPGGPEVPLGGGARSDPSSDSVESMGDLHTRLHPLQDDRTPYFVRTKAGALCFRRGTEVAAQKEQREYSGKLGGSAAQRKPLQVQQQSSVTPKAKARNRGGGGGGRRLVKCVCRPGWHGPYCGVPTMVYHSNLPTKERLTPRETPRRVVNAININHEFDLLHVRFHELAQAVDVFLVCESNFTAYGERRPLSFLRLLLNGTYDYVRHKILYVFLDHFPEGGRQDGWIADDYLRTYLTHNGLPRVAGLRPDDVFVINDADEIPAHEGLLFLKLFDGWTEPFAIHMRKSLYGFFWKQFGSLEVVSGCTVGMLRAVYEGDGIKLRRREYYTMPGFRKYENDTGHILVQWSVGSPFHFAGWHCSWCFSPAGIYFKLVSAQNGDFPRWGDYEDKRDLNYIRELIRTGGWFDGSLQEYPPVDPKEHMYAPRYMLEHLERYRYLLENPYSTGPTKGWGGGGA from the exons ATGGCTTTCTTCTGCAG GATGAAAATGCGGCGGCACCGGGTGTTCCTGCTGTGCACGGTGGGCCTGTGCgtcatctccttcctccactACTACAAGGCCCTGCACTACGTGTCCCTGCTGCGGGAGCTCTCCGCCCCCTACCCCAACATCAAGTCCTTCATCATGGTCTCCGGCTTCttctggagggagaggggggtgggcgCCACGCCGCTCAGCCCCGCCTCCCCCGAAGAGGCCCCTCCTCTGCCCGTCCTACTCCGTCCGTTGGACACCAAAGGTCGGGTGGCGGGCAGCgagggcggaggaggggagACGGGTCTCAGGAACGGGGGGGGCATCATTGGAGACGGAGACGGGATGGAGGTGAGGTTGAGGGAGGAGCCGGCGCCTCCTCACCCTTGGGAGAAACCGGAGGAGAGCCAGCAGGGGGGCGCTCCGGTTGAG GAAAGACCCGAAGACCGCCTGAAGCCTCGGAACCTGGCCCAGCCTGGGGGGCCCGAGGTcccgttgggggggggcgcacgcAGCGACCCGTCGTCCGACAGCGTGGAGTCCATGGGGGACCTCCACACCCGCTTGCACCCCCTCCAAGACGACAGGACGCCGTACTTTGTGCGGACCAAAGCGGGGGCCCTCTGCTTCAGGCGGGGGACGGAGGTGGCCGCCcagaaggagcagagggagTACTCGGGGAAGTTGGGGGGCTCGGCCGCACAGAGGAAGCCCCTGCAGGTCCAGCAGCAGTCCTCCGTCACCCCCAAGGCCAAGGCcaggaacaggggggggggcggaggcggcAGGCGGCTGGTGAAGTGCGTGTGCCGGCCGGGTTGGCACGGGCCGTACTGCGGCGTGCCCACCATGGTGTACCACTCCAACCTGCCCACCAAGGAGCGGCTGACCCCCCGGGAGACGCCGCGGCGGGTCGTCAACGCCATCAACATCAACCACGAGTTCGACCTGCTGCACGTGCGCTTCCACGAGCTCGCTCAGGCCGTGGACGTCTTCCTCGTCTGTGAGTCCAACTTCACCGCCTACGGGGAGAGGAGGCCTCTGAG TTTCCTGCGGCTCCTCCTCAACGGAACCTACGACTACGTCCGTCACAAGATCCTCTACGTGTTCCTCGACCACTTCCCGGAGGGCGGCCGGCAGGACGGCTGGATCGCCGACGACTACCTGCGCACCTACCTGACGCACAACGGCCTGCCCCGGGTGGCCGGCCTGCGGCCCGACGACGTCTTCGTCATCAACGACGCCGACGAGATCCCGGCGCACGagggcctcctcttcctcaagcTGTTCGACGGCTGGACGGAGCCCTTCGCCATCCACATGCGCAAG TCGCTGTACGGGTTCTTCTGGAAGCAGTTCGGCTCCCTGGAGGTGGTCTCGGGCTGCACGGTGGGGATGCTCCGCGCCGTCTACGAGGGCGATGGCATCAAGCTCCGCCGGCGCGAGTACTACACCATGCCGGGCTTCCGCAAGTACGAGAACGACACGGGCCACATCCTGGTGCAGTGGTCCGTGGGGAGTCCCTTCCACTTCGCCGGGTGGCACTGCTCCTGGTGCTTCTCGCCCGCCGGCATCTACTTCAAGCTGGTGTCGGCCCAGAACGGAGACTTCCCCCGGTGGGGCGACTACGAGGACAAGCGCGACCTCAACTACATCCGCGAACTGATCCGGACGGGGGGCTGGTTTGACGGCTCCCTGCAGGAGTACCCACCCGTGGACCCCAAGGAGCACATGTACGCCCCCAGGTACATGCTGGAGCACCTGGAGAGGTACCGCTACCTCCTGGAGAACCCTTACAGCACCGGCCCGACGAAGGGctgggggggaggcggggcttgA
- the mgat3b gene encoding beta-1,4-mannosyl-glycoprotein 4-beta-N-acetylglucosaminyltransferase isoform X2, with the protein MKMRRHRVFLLCTVGLCVISFLHYYKALHYVSLLRELSAPYPNIKSFIMVSGFFWRERGVGATPLSPASPEEAPPLPVLLRPLDTKGRVAGSEGGGGETGLRNGGGIIGDGDGMEVRLREEPAPPHPWEKPEESQQGGAPVEERPEDRLKPRNLAQPGGPEVPLGGGARSDPSSDSVESMGDLHTRLHPLQDDRTPYFVRTKAGALCFRRGTEVAAQKEQREYSGKLGGSAAQRKPLQVQQQSSVTPKAKARNRGGGGGGRRLVKCVCRPGWHGPYCGVPTMVYHSNLPTKERLTPRETPRRVVNAININHEFDLLHVRFHELAQAVDVFLVCESNFTAYGERRPLSFLRLLLNGTYDYVRHKILYVFLDHFPEGGRQDGWIADDYLRTYLTHNGLPRVAGLRPDDVFVINDADEIPAHEGLLFLKLFDGWTEPFAIHMRKSLYGFFWKQFGSLEVVSGCTVGMLRAVYEGDGIKLRRREYYTMPGFRKYENDTGHILVQWSVGSPFHFAGWHCSWCFSPAGIYFKLVSAQNGDFPRWGDYEDKRDLNYIRELIRTGGWFDGSLQEYPPVDPKEHMYAPRYMLEHLERYRYLLENPYSTGPTKGWGGGGA; encoded by the exons ATGAAAATGCGGCGGCACCGGGTGTTCCTGCTGTGCACGGTGGGCCTGTGCgtcatctccttcctccactACTACAAGGCCCTGCACTACGTGTCCCTGCTGCGGGAGCTCTCCGCCCCCTACCCCAACATCAAGTCCTTCATCATGGTCTCCGGCTTCttctggagggagaggggggtgggcgCCACGCCGCTCAGCCCCGCCTCCCCCGAAGAGGCCCCTCCTCTGCCCGTCCTACTCCGTCCGTTGGACACCAAAGGTCGGGTGGCGGGCAGCgagggcggaggaggggagACGGGTCTCAGGAACGGGGGGGGCATCATTGGAGACGGAGACGGGATGGAGGTGAGGTTGAGGGAGGAGCCGGCGCCTCCTCACCCTTGGGAGAAACCGGAGGAGAGCCAGCAGGGGGGCGCTCCGGTTGAG GAAAGACCCGAAGACCGCCTGAAGCCTCGGAACCTGGCCCAGCCTGGGGGGCCCGAGGTcccgttgggggggggcgcacgcAGCGACCCGTCGTCCGACAGCGTGGAGTCCATGGGGGACCTCCACACCCGCTTGCACCCCCTCCAAGACGACAGGACGCCGTACTTTGTGCGGACCAAAGCGGGGGCCCTCTGCTTCAGGCGGGGGACGGAGGTGGCCGCCcagaaggagcagagggagTACTCGGGGAAGTTGGGGGGCTCGGCCGCACAGAGGAAGCCCCTGCAGGTCCAGCAGCAGTCCTCCGTCACCCCCAAGGCCAAGGCcaggaacaggggggggggcggaggcggcAGGCGGCTGGTGAAGTGCGTGTGCCGGCCGGGTTGGCACGGGCCGTACTGCGGCGTGCCCACCATGGTGTACCACTCCAACCTGCCCACCAAGGAGCGGCTGACCCCCCGGGAGACGCCGCGGCGGGTCGTCAACGCCATCAACATCAACCACGAGTTCGACCTGCTGCACGTGCGCTTCCACGAGCTCGCTCAGGCCGTGGACGTCTTCCTCGTCTGTGAGTCCAACTTCACCGCCTACGGGGAGAGGAGGCCTCTGAG TTTCCTGCGGCTCCTCCTCAACGGAACCTACGACTACGTCCGTCACAAGATCCTCTACGTGTTCCTCGACCACTTCCCGGAGGGCGGCCGGCAGGACGGCTGGATCGCCGACGACTACCTGCGCACCTACCTGACGCACAACGGCCTGCCCCGGGTGGCCGGCCTGCGGCCCGACGACGTCTTCGTCATCAACGACGCCGACGAGATCCCGGCGCACGagggcctcctcttcctcaagcTGTTCGACGGCTGGACGGAGCCCTTCGCCATCCACATGCGCAAG TCGCTGTACGGGTTCTTCTGGAAGCAGTTCGGCTCCCTGGAGGTGGTCTCGGGCTGCACGGTGGGGATGCTCCGCGCCGTCTACGAGGGCGATGGCATCAAGCTCCGCCGGCGCGAGTACTACACCATGCCGGGCTTCCGCAAGTACGAGAACGACACGGGCCACATCCTGGTGCAGTGGTCCGTGGGGAGTCCCTTCCACTTCGCCGGGTGGCACTGCTCCTGGTGCTTCTCGCCCGCCGGCATCTACTTCAAGCTGGTGTCGGCCCAGAACGGAGACTTCCCCCGGTGGGGCGACTACGAGGACAAGCGCGACCTCAACTACATCCGCGAACTGATCCGGACGGGGGGCTGGTTTGACGGCTCCCTGCAGGAGTACCCACCCGTGGACCCCAAGGAGCACATGTACGCCCCCAGGTACATGCTGGAGCACCTGGAGAGGTACCGCTACCTCCTGGAGAACCCTTACAGCACCGGCCCGACGAAGGGctgggggggaggcggggcttgA